ACCATCATCGAGCATACCGGCGTATAAAAACGGTTTCAGAATACTTCCTGTACTTCTTGGCGCATCAATAATATCAACATCTTTTTGATGATTGCCATCCGTAGGCGAGTTGCCCACATAACTCATCACTTTTCTATTGGACACATCGATAACCAAAATAGCCAAATTATGAACTTCATTTTGCTTGTATTGATTGTAATAATACTTTGCAATTTGATTAACTCTGTTCTGCAACCCAATTTCTACTGTGGTTTTCACCCGAGTTCCATCTTGATTCTTAGCTACTCTTTGCAATAAATGAGGTGCAATTTGTGGCAAATCATACGGTTTTTGAGGCAAAGGTTCGTCTATTGAAAGCTCGTAAGTCTGTTTATCAATGACTCCTTCTTGCTTTAATTTCAACAAAAGTCGGTTGCGTTTACTCAATAATTTGATTTGGTTTTTCCCGGGATAAATCAAACTAGGCGCATTGGGTAAAACGGCCAATGTTGCACTCTCGGCCCACGACAATTGATGGGATTGCACGCCAAAATACCGCCAAGAAGCCATTTCGAGACCCACCACATTTCCGCCAAAAGGGGCGTGAGCCGCATACAATTCTAATATTTCGTTTTTAGAATAGCCCAATTCTAATCGGGTGGCGAGAATGAGTTCGATTATTTTCTCAAAATAAGTCCGCCCTTTTCCGTTTCTGGACAAGCGAATAACTTGTTGAGTCAGCGTACTTCCTCCACGAACGACTTTGCCTGCCTTCCTGTTTTGCTGAACAGCATTGACCATCGCCACAGGATTGAAACCAGGGTGTTTATAGAAATATTCGTCTTCAAAATAAACGATACACTTCTTGAATTTATCAGGAACGCTGTCTTGTGCAGGAAATCGCCATTGTCCATCGAGAGCAATTTTGGCGCCAAGCAATTCGCCTTCTTTACTTTCAATCACCGTAGAATAAGGTTCTTGAAACAAAGTTCGTGGCAACGAAAAATAATAAACCACCAACAGCAAAAAGGCTATTGATGATTTAATTTTATTTCTTTTTATCCAATTTATGATGCGTTGTAGGAACGCTATGAGTTTGTTTTTCAAAGTGATTTTTATTTAACCGTAAGAATGGCAAAGTATTTTACTGATTTTAAAAACATCATATAGTTACTGTTTTATCTGCGTGAATCTGCAAAATCTTCGTGCCGCACTTTCACGCAGATTTTGCAGATTTACGCAGATTTACATGTGCCATAAAACTTATTCCTATCTGTTTAAAATCCGTTGCATCCGTGTCATCTGCGTGCCATTGAATGCTATTGAGTACTATTTCACCACTTGTACCCAAAACCCTTTCGTTCTTGCCAAAAACGTATTGTCATACATTGCTTCGCATTGCAATCCAGGCAAATAATACGTTCCTAAATAAGAGGCATTCAGCAATATTCTGAACGTTTTTACTTCTCCAGCTTTCAATCCAAAATAGAAATTAGTTCTATCATCGCGAATATCAATATAATCAGCTACGTTATTGGTGGCGTCTCCATAATCAGTGAAACGAGTGTTTACAATCTCGAAACCAGAAGGCAAAATTTGTGACAACGCCACATTTTCTACACGTTCATTTTTTAGGTTTTTAACCGTAACCTCAGCAACAAACTCAGTTCCTTGATTGATTTTAGACACATCGATAACGCCTCCTTTTCGGTTTTTGAAAACAATTGAAGCCGAAACATTACTCTGAATCGCTTTTTCTTGTCCAATTGGAAGAATTCCAGTATTCAACACACGAACGTACAATCTATTCTTTCTATTGTTTTTTAGAGTCACACTATTCGAACCCGTTTTAACTACTAAACTTCGGTCTGCGATGGTTTTTGTTGTTTTTATTGATTGTGCTTTTCCGTCTTTACTGAACTGGACATCGATTCCTTTTGGACCATTACTCACAGAAAACTTTGCCATTGCATACAAACCATACGCCGTAGTTTGCGTACTCATCCATTGGTCGCTAGACATGTCTTTGGCTAATTTTGTTGCCATTGCAAATGCTTTTTGCTTTTGCCCAAGCAATAACAAAGTTTCTAGAGCCATGGCACGATTCCTATCAGCAGAACCATAATAGTAATAATTATAGTTGGAATTGTCATCAATTGAAGTATTCAGCAACAACGATAAACCTGCCGATTTTTGCCCTGCCAATACATACGCCGAAGCCAAACGCAATTTACTTTCGTTCGAAATTCCTTTGGTTTCACGCAATCTGTTCATCGAAGACAAATCGGGAGCTCCTGCCAACGCTAATGTGTATAAACGATACGATTGTGCCAAATCATTTCCATAACTCGGCATAAATCGCCATTGTTTGGCTTCTTTTTGTTGATACGAAATCCATTTTGATTTGAAATTGATCGGCAAGAAATACCCTTTTTTCTCTGCTTCAATCATAAAATGTCCCGCATACGAAGTACCCCAATCATCGGCGACGGTTCCTCCTTGCCAGTATGCCATTCCCCCATTCGATAATTGAAAACCTCCCAAACGAGTAATTCCAGCGGTCACATTTTTTTGAATTAATTGCTGACGCGTAGCATCCAAATCGACAATATCATTTAAATACAATTGTGGAAAAACTGACGAAGTCGTTTGCTCGACACAACCGTGAGGATATTGAATCAGATATTGTAATCGCCCGTTTAAATTGATCGTTGGCATTGAGGAAACCTCCAGTTTTGCCTTATTACTTCCCGAAACACCAAATGTTTTCCACGAAATAGTTTTAGTACTATTCGGTTCCAAAATCACATCAGTAAATGTATTGGTCACTGGATTCGGATTGGTCATATCGATCTCTACATCATACACTGATTTTTCCTTACCCGAAGTTGCGACGATCTGCACTTTCCCAATTCCGGTGACAGAACCTACGGCCAAATTGAAATAGGCCATTTTTTCGTCAGGCTGAGCAAATGACAATTTTTGAGTGGCGCTGCCTATAACTTTTAATCCGTTGTTCGTTTTAATCTGAACGGTAACATTTTTGATGTTTTTTTCCATGGCAAAAACAGTCACCGGAATTGTCACTTTCTCGGATGGAGAGATTTTTCTTGGCAACGAAGCCAAAACCATCAAAGGACTGCGAACCGGAGTCGCTTTTTCGGCACTTCCGTACGCACTTGAAGTTGCATCGCCAGCCACGATCATTGTTTTTACGGAGCCAATGTACTTCGGTAATTTTACCTGATGGGTTTTGGTTTGTCCTTTTTCTAATTTAAAAGGTCCCATATAAATTACAACCGGTTTGAAACGATTGGCTTTTTTGGCTTTTCCACCACCCAGATCTTGGTCACCACCAATACTGAAAATCTGATTTACTTTTCCGCCGTACGCTCCAATCACATCATCATAAATATCCCATGTTTTTACACCCAAAGCTTCACGAACATAGAAACTATCCCAAGCATTTGGCGCTTTGAAACGAGTTAAATCCAATAATCCTTCATCAACAATAGCAATGGTGTAGGTCATTGCTTTTCCAGATTGTTCGCTCACTTTTATAGCGAATGATTGCTCCGGACGCAAGACATCAGGCATTACTAATTTGGGAGCAAGAATGGTGTTTTTATCAACCACTTCAATGGGCACAATTCCATACATTCGGATTGGCGAATCATTTTTGGTTGAAGCATGTGGTTGCAAAAGCGTAATATTAAAATACACATTTGGAGCCATAGCAGCCGTAATGGGAATAGTAACTTTGGTTTCTCCTTTTTGGGTCTTCGCCCAAAGAGTCTGCACTACTTTTGAACCATTTTCAATAGAGATAAAAGCTCGTCCTCCTGCACTAGATGGAAACGAAATTTGAGCATTTTCACCCACTGCATACTTCTCCTTATCCGTAGAAAACACTAACATATTCGCCGTAGCAGCATCTGTATTTCTAGTTTTTCCAGACCATGTTGGCCAATCGATATTTACCGTCAAAGCCGTTGCGTGTCCGCCAACAGCATCAGAAACCCGAATCATATAACGTCCCCACTCTTCATCACTCAAGGCAAAACGGACATTCCCTTTTCCGCTAGCATCGGTGTTGATTATAAAAGTTTTGTATGAAGTCGTTGCATTATCAGCGTTATAATTCGATAAATTATCGCTAGATGCATCCCACCACCAGCGCCATTCTACCTTGTAAACTTTTACTTCCAGGTTTTTAACCGACTTTGGTCTTCCGTTTTCATCGACCGTAACCACATCAAATTGGTTCATGGTTCGAGTTTCTAGCATTCCGTATTTGTTAGGCTCAGGTGACTTAATCCCCACATAAGTAGGGTACGGCGAGTAGGTCGTAGCTATAACATCGGTGCTAAAATCACCGCCTTCTTCATACACTTTGGTAATAAACGACGCTTTCAACATTCCAGGTGCTTCTCCTTGTATTTTCGGGTCAATCGTAGCATTCGCTTTTCCACTAGCATCTAATTTACCTGAGAAAACGGTAACTTCTTCGGTGCTGAATTTTCGAACCAAATCATCAAAAATATACTTGTCATAATTCTTGAAAGTCGTTATTTGTTGCGAAAATTTGGCTTGCATTTCCACATTCAAATTTTTGGCCACAGCGCCATGAAGCCATGCCACTTCCAGGTTGCTAGTGTTTGGATAAGCCGAAGAAAGTATAGCTCGTTTGAACGTGTTTTTGATTTTCAAACGATTGGGTTTAATCGTTTCAATTTTGATACTTTTATAAAACTTCGCACCACCCACGCTAACCATTGCTTCCCAATTTCCTGTAGGAGCATCATTTGCTGTTGGAACTGTAAATGCATAATGATTCCATTCATTCGATTTTTGAACCGTTTGATACGTAACTTTCCCATTTGGATCGGCTAGTCTAAATTTGATAGGGTGTCCTAGTGGAATTTTATTCGAAGCATTATTCAAAATAAAAGACAGATACAAATTATCTCCAGGACGCCAAACGCCTCGTTCCCCATAAATGAATCCTTTAAGTCCTTTTTGCAAAGTCTCACCAGACACATTAAAATTACTCACTGACAATGAATTCCCGTCGTCTAATTTAACATAAGTAGACTCCGTGCCTTGCGTTACAATAGCAAAATAGGCAAATTTATCCAACTGAAAAGTCGCAATTCCATCGCTATTGGTGGTTCCTGTAGTTATTTTTTGCTGCTGAAAAGTATACAAATCTACTCTTGCATTTGTAACTGGCTCCGTGGTGACAATATTATTTACGGCAAACAAATACGATTTGTTTTCGCCTCTTTTTGCAATTACACCCAAATCAGTAGCCAGAATATTAGTTGCTATTTTGGCATTATAAAAATAAGAACTCGAGCAAGGATCCTGACTTTCTCTCCATTCGTAATCATCGTAGTAATAATCATCATAAGAGTTTCCGCTGTAATTAACATCATTCTCATCAACCTCTTCTT
This portion of the Flavobacterium sp. CECT 9288 genome encodes:
- a CDS encoding alpha-2-macroglobulin, which codes for MKTKGLIYVLCVFFLFQACGRKSAADFNSDFSLFKEFIVSFTGGIVSSESDIRVVLAFDKKEWKVNEVLDNDLFTISPSVDGKVIALSTNTIAFIPEKKLESGMEYQVTLHLDQLNPKVAEKDKTLSNFNFTVKTIKQDFVVNTLDLQSYSPEYQYLNAVLKTADNMDLETAKKLIEAEHNGSDLKIVFEKTTAVGKEFKFRIDSIQRLESKSNLEIKYDGSDFDIDQKGTIDFPITALKEFKVVKTEIQEGDNQTLSINFSEPLEKGQDFKGLVAIQNTNNLKFSAQGNVLKVYFSNEVPVQQPVEVAPEPVEAVESVVNIDTSAVAVDSAVVEEPEEVAFVEPEPVVDLQKLTGELLLEVFQGIESEYGRKLNENYTEKISFDEIKPSVRFIKNGTILPSSNNLKLNFEAVNLSAVDVKVYKIYKNNIMQFLQYNELNGSQNLKRVAQPIAKSTLNLKENTLLNLSKWNTFALDLSKIITPEPGAIYRVEFVYKKKYSLYKCETADEDTTEEEEEVDENDVNYSGNSYDDYYYDDYEWRESQDPCSSSYFYNAKIATNILATDLGVIAKRGENKSYLFAVNNIVTTEPVTNARVDLYTFQQQKITTGTTNSDGIATFQLDKFAYFAIVTQGTESTYVKLDDGNSLSVSNFNVSGETLQKGLKGFIYGERGVWRPGDNLYLSFILNNASNKIPLGHPIKFRLADPNGKVTYQTVQKSNEWNHYAFTVPTANDAPTGNWEAMVSVGGAKFYKSIKIETIKPNRLKIKNTFKRAILSSAYPNTSNLEVAWLHGAVAKNLNVEMQAKFSQQITTFKNYDKYIFDDLVRKFSTEEVTVFSGKLDASGKANATIDPKIQGEAPGMLKASFITKVYEEGGDFSTDVIATTYSPYPTYVGIKSPEPNKYGMLETRTMNQFDVVTVDENGRPKSVKNLEVKVYKVEWRWWWDASSDNLSNYNADNATTSYKTFIINTDASGKGNVRFALSDEEWGRYMIRVSDAVGGHATALTVNIDWPTWSGKTRNTDAATANMLVFSTDKEKYAVGENAQISFPSSAGGRAFISIENGSKVVQTLWAKTQKGETKVTIPITAAMAPNVYFNITLLQPHASTKNDSPIRMYGIVPIEVVDKNTILAPKLVMPDVLRPEQSFAIKVSEQSGKAMTYTIAIVDEGLLDLTRFKAPNAWDSFYVREALGVKTWDIYDDVIGAYGGKVNQIFSIGGDQDLGGGKAKKANRFKPVVIYMGPFKLEKGQTKTHQVKLPKYIGSVKTMIVAGDATSSAYGSAEKATPVRSPLMVLASLPRKISPSEKVTIPVTVFAMEKNIKNVTVQIKTNNGLKVIGSATQKLSFAQPDEKMAYFNLAVGSVTGIGKVQIVATSGKEKSVYDVEIDMTNPNPVTNTFTDVILEPNSTKTISWKTFGVSGSNKAKLEVSSMPTINLNGRLQYLIQYPHGCVEQTTSSVFPQLYLNDIVDLDATRQQLIQKNVTAGITRLGGFQLSNGGMAYWQGGTVADDWGTSYAGHFMIEAEKKGYFLPINFKSKWISYQQKEAKQWRFMPSYGNDLAQSYRLYTLALAGAPDLSSMNRLRETKGISNESKLRLASAYVLAGQKSAGLSLLLNTSIDDNSNYNYYYYGSADRNRAMALETLLLLGQKQKAFAMATKLAKDMSSDQWMSTQTTAYGLYAMAKFSVSNGPKGIDVQFSKDGKAQSIKTTKTIADRSLVVKTGSNSVTLKNNRKNRLYVRVLNTGILPIGQEKAIQSNVSASIVFKNRKGGVIDVSKINQGTEFVAEVTVKNLKNERVENVALSQILPSGFEIVNTRFTDYGDATNNVADYIDIRDDRTNFYFGLKAGEVKTFRILLNASYLGTYYLPGLQCEAMYDNTFLARTKGFWVQVVK